In the genome of Acidimicrobiia bacterium, one region contains:
- a CDS encoding cell wall-binding repeat-containing protein, whose protein sequence is MTTFRNRLSIFAAAALASALLPTVAAVAATDPAVDAQQLVYELNRARWNPGAFAAEMGSSMPAIPAAPPVAPNPALTSSAMFKANEIADNGYFSHQSAVTGIWPNRLVRDHGYPLPPGWPDDANYLESLHGGSPNPRNVLLSFADSPSHRVHVFGEGGFLAHNEIGVGRSTNQNYWAVHLTPRAGSPLFVTGVVFADTNGNGLMDLGEAMPGVTIATTAGTTTTNAGGGYSISLAPGSYAITASGGGMAASVGASFDLGSYNVGVDFIKGAPRGVVRAYELCQGLQPTILGTDWDDVLVGTSGNDVIHGLGGDDQIDGMGGNDVICGGDGNDVVEGVAENPRLAGGDRYDTAAVVARYSHPDVTGGVVYLATGTNYPDAIAAGPAAARQNAPILLASPTGLPGDTQRELTRLRPAQVVVLGGSTAVSDATLDQVRNLLPGAQVTRRAGSNRYATAVEVSKAAFPSGAGTVFVATGTAFPDALAAAPAAIAAAAPLLLLPATGVPSVVADELRRLAPTRIVVVGDASVVSDVTLDQLGGLAPTVTRLAGATRYATAAQVSRATYPDGADTVYIATGENFPDALAAGPATRIGDGPLLFVSSTSVPDVIRDEIARLAPTKIIILGGPAVVSEAVAAQLGR, encoded by the coding sequence GTGACCACCTTCCGTAACCGCCTCTCGATCTTCGCCGCCGCGGCCCTGGCTTCTGCTCTGCTGCCGACCGTCGCGGCGGTCGCTGCCACCGATCCAGCAGTCGACGCCCAGCAACTGGTCTACGAGCTCAACCGGGCCCGCTGGAACCCGGGGGCATTCGCCGCCGAGATGGGATCCTCGATGCCGGCGATACCGGCGGCTCCTCCCGTTGCACCCAATCCCGCCCTCACCTCGTCGGCCATGTTCAAGGCCAACGAGATCGCCGACAACGGCTACTTCTCCCACCAGAGCGCCGTCACCGGAATCTGGCCCAACCGACTGGTGCGCGACCACGGCTATCCGCTCCCTCCCGGCTGGCCCGACGACGCCAACTACCTCGAGTCCCTCCACGGCGGCAGCCCCAACCCGCGCAACGTGCTGCTCTCCTTCGCCGACTCGCCTTCCCACCGGGTTCACGTCTTCGGTGAGGGCGGGTTCCTCGCCCACAACGAGATCGGGGTCGGACGGAGCACCAACCAGAACTACTGGGCGGTCCACCTCACCCCCCGCGCCGGGTCGCCGCTGTTCGTGACCGGCGTGGTGTTCGCCGACACCAACGGGAACGGCCTGATGGACCTCGGGGAGGCCATGCCCGGGGTCACCATCGCCACCACGGCAGGTACGACGACGACCAACGCCGGCGGTGGTTACAGCATCTCCCTCGCCCCGGGCTCCTACGCCATCACGGCGTCGGGTGGCGGGATGGCGGCCTCGGTCGGCGCCTCCTTCGATCTCGGCTCCTACAACGTCGGGGTCGACTTCATCAAGGGTGCGCCTCGCGGCGTGGTTCGCGCCTACGAACTCTGCCAGGGCCTGCAACCCACGATCTTGGGGACCGACTGGGATGACGTCCTGGTCGGCACCTCGGGCAACGACGTCATCCACGGGCTCGGGGGTGACGACCAGATAGACGGCATGGGCGGCAACGACGTCATCTGCGGCGGAGACGGCAACGACGTCGTCGAAGGTGTCGCCGAGAACCCACGCCTCGCCGGCGGTGACCGTTACGACACCGCAGCGGTGGTGGCCCGCTACTCGCACCCCGATGTCACCGGAGGCGTCGTCTACCTCGCCACCGGCACCAACTATCCGGACGCCATTGCCGCCGGACCCGCCGCCGCCCGGCAGAACGCACCGATCCTCCTCGCCTCCCCGACCGGCCTCCCGGGAGACACCCAGCGCGAGCTGACCCGTCTGCGCCCCGCTCAGGTGGTGGTCCTCGGTGGGTCGACGGCGGTCTCCGACGCCACACTCGACCAGGTCCGCAATCTTCTGCCCGGCGCTCAGGTGACCCGTCGCGCCGGCAGCAACCGCTACGCGACGGCGGTCGAAGTCTCCAAGGCTGCGTTCCCGTCAGGTGCCGGCACCGTGTTCGTCGCCACCGGGACCGCCTTCCCCGACGCCCTCGCCGCCGCCCCGGCCGCCATCGCCGCCGCTGCCCCGCTCCTCCTGCTGCCCGCCACCGGGGTCCCGTCGGTGGTCGCCGACGAGCTGCGACGCCTCGCCCCGACCCGGATCGTGGTGGTGGGTGACGCCAGCGTGGTCAGCGATGTCACCCTGGATCAGCTGGGAGGCCTTGCTCCAACGGTCACCCGCCTTGCGGGCGCCACTCGGTACGCCACGGCGGCGCAGGTGTCGAGGGCGACCTACCCCGACGGGGCCGACACGGTGTACATCGCCACCGGCGAGAACTTCCCCGACGCCCTGGCCGCCGGTCCCGCCACCCGGATCGGCGACGGGCCGCTCCTCTTCGTGTCCTCGACCTCGGTGCCAGACGTGATCCGCGACGAGATCGCCCGGCTGGCTCCGACCAAGATCATCATCCTCGGCGGGCCCGCCGTGGTGAGCGAAGCGGTGGCCGCCCAACTCGGGCGATGA
- a CDS encoding class E sortase — MDFTQRHDTGSALLTFEKAIDIGVFDGRIGPGVVEAPTPLPAEDELPPGALVPDPENTGRRWNPWALTLGVAMVLAGLSFIGFAAFQKFGTDAIAASHQADLEVEFEARKEGPVPVTTETPPDTSSADPAEFDDPEDVPILIGTAGDPLLAESDNIVVEAPPASGMALGRIVIPQAGVDWVLVEGVSAADLRKGPGHMPWTAVPGQPGNAVISGHRTTYGSPFNRLDLLVPGDRFTVETLIGDHTYEVVSTLIVAPDDVWVTEQWTGGWLTLTTCHPKGSSRQRLIVFSKLVDGPNAAAIRVEYPSLYTPPQPPA, encoded by the coding sequence GTGGACTTCACCCAGCGTCACGACACCGGTTCGGCACTTCTGACCTTCGAGAAGGCGATAGACATCGGCGTGTTCGACGGGAGGATCGGCCCGGGAGTCGTCGAGGCACCGACACCGCTGCCGGCGGAAGATGAACTTCCCCCCGGCGCCCTTGTGCCGGACCCGGAGAACACGGGACGCAGGTGGAATCCGTGGGCGCTCACACTCGGCGTGGCCATGGTGCTCGCCGGGCTGTCCTTCATCGGATTCGCTGCCTTCCAGAAGTTCGGCACCGACGCCATCGCCGCCTCCCATCAGGCCGACCTCGAGGTGGAGTTCGAGGCCAGGAAGGAGGGACCGGTCCCGGTCACCACCGAGACGCCACCGGACACGAGTTCCGCCGATCCTGCAGAGTTCGACGACCCCGAGGACGTCCCGATCCTCATCGGCACCGCCGGGGACCCGCTGCTCGCCGAGTCCGACAACATCGTGGTCGAGGCACCGCCCGCCTCCGGGATGGCGCTGGGAAGGATCGTGATCCCCCAGGCCGGGGTCGACTGGGTCCTGGTGGAGGGCGTCAGCGCCGCCGACCTCCGCAAAGGACCCGGGCACATGCCGTGGACTGCCGTACCCGGGCAACCCGGCAACGCGGTCATCAGCGGCCACCGGACCACCTACGGATCGCCGTTCAACCGGCTCGACCTGCTGGTGCCCGGCGATCGGTTCACCGTGGAGACCCTCATCGGCGACCACACCTACGAGGTGGTGTCCACGCTGATAGTGGCACCCGACGACGTCTGGGTGACCGAGCAGTGGACCGGGGGCTGGCTCACGCTCACGACATGCCACCCGAAGGGTTCGTCACGTCAGCGTCTGATCGTGTTCTCGAAGCTGGTGGACGGGCCCAACGCCGCCGCCATCAGGGTCGAGTACCCGTCGCTGTACACGCCTCCGCAGCCGCCCGCCTGA
- a CDS encoding NAD-dependent succinate-semialdehyde dehydrogenase, translated as MALLDRLLAEGKTGLFIGGEWRAASDGSTMEVIDPATEEAIASVASGTEEDGLEAVTAAQGAAGEWADTAPRRRAEVLRRAFDLIVEREKEFAELITRENGKALGDAIGEVRYGAEFFRWFSEEAVRIRGEVYRSPAGDKRVTVLYQPVGVSLLVTPWNFPIAMGTRKIGPALAAGCTVVLKPASDTPLVALALADLLAEAGCPPGVVNVVPAGRSGPVVAAMMADRRVRKLSFTGSTEVGRLLLANAAQRVLNVSMELGGNAPFLVLADADIDAAVTGAMQAKMRNAGEACTAANRFYVARPVVDEFAARLATAMESLQVGPGMEPGTDVGPLINAASRDKIAEMVEEAAADGAVVTGGKAPERRGYFYLPTVIKDVARGAGILGTEIFGPVAPIVAFDDLDDAVEQANDTDMGLISYVYTADERVGMGVAERLEAGMVALNRGLISDPATPFGGVKQSGLGREGSHHGMHEFLEPKYIGAPW; from the coding sequence ATGGCACTACTCGACCGACTCCTCGCGGAGGGCAAGACCGGGCTGTTCATCGGGGGTGAGTGGAGAGCGGCATCCGACGGCTCGACCATGGAGGTCATCGACCCGGCGACCGAGGAGGCCATCGCATCGGTGGCCAGCGGCACCGAGGAGGACGGGCTCGAGGCGGTGACCGCCGCCCAGGGAGCGGCGGGGGAATGGGCCGACACCGCACCTCGGCGCCGCGCCGAAGTCCTGCGCCGCGCGTTCGACCTGATCGTGGAACGCGAGAAGGAGTTCGCCGAGCTGATCACCCGGGAGAACGGGAAGGCCCTCGGCGACGCCATCGGCGAGGTCCGCTACGGGGCCGAGTTCTTCCGATGGTTCTCCGAGGAGGCGGTGAGGATCCGGGGCGAGGTGTACCGGTCACCTGCCGGGGACAAGCGGGTCACCGTCCTCTATCAGCCCGTGGGCGTGTCGCTGCTGGTCACCCCGTGGAACTTCCCGATCGCCATGGGAACCCGCAAGATCGGTCCGGCCCTTGCCGCCGGCTGCACCGTGGTGCTCAAGCCGGCCTCCGACACCCCGCTGGTGGCGCTCGCTCTGGCCGACCTCCTGGCCGAGGCGGGGTGTCCGCCCGGGGTGGTGAACGTGGTTCCGGCGGGGCGGTCGGGCCCGGTGGTGGCGGCGATGATGGCCGACCGCCGGGTCCGCAAGCTCTCCTTCACAGGCTCCACGGAGGTTGGCCGTCTGCTGCTGGCCAACGCCGCACAACGAGTTCTCAACGTCTCGATGGAACTCGGTGGAAACGCGCCCTTCCTGGTGCTCGCCGACGCCGACATCGACGCCGCCGTGACCGGGGCGATGCAGGCCAAGATGCGCAACGCCGGCGAGGCCTGTACCGCTGCCAACCGCTTCTATGTGGCGCGACCCGTGGTCGACGAGTTCGCGGCGCGCCTGGCGACGGCGATGGAGTCGCTGCAGGTGGGTCCGGGAATGGAGCCCGGGACCGACGTCGGGCCGCTGATCAACGCCGCCAGCCGGGACAAGATCGCCGAGATGGTCGAGGAGGCGGCGGCCGATGGGGCGGTGGTGACCGGTGGCAAGGCGCCCGAGCGTCGGGGTTACTTCTACCTGCCGACGGTGATCAAGGACGTGGCCAGGGGAGCGGGAATCCTCGGAACCGAGATCTTCGGTCCGGTGGCGCCGATCGTCGCCTTCGACGATCTCGACGATGCGGTGGAGCAGGCCAACGACACCGACATGGGCCTCATCTCCTATGTGTACACGGCCGACGAGCGGGTGGGGATGGGTGTCGCCGAGCGGCTGGAGGCGGGGATGGTGGCGCTGAACCGCGGCCTCATCTCCGATCCGGCCACCCCCTTCGGTGGCGTCAAGCAGTCGGGGTTGGGCCGGGAGGGCTCCCACCACGGGATGCACGAGTTCCTGGAGCCCAAGTACATAGGGGCCCCCTGGTAG
- a CDS encoding pyridoxal-phosphate dependent enzyme codes for MIVGRPTFEEVAGAAQRISSIAVVTPVLGGSGFPGGGEVWLKAECLQETGSFKVRGAANTLLSLTEEERSAGVVAVSSGNHGRAVAFVAARLGVRATICLSERVPSSKVEAIRALGAEVVVGGPGQDEAEAAALDLAATGVTYVHPFDDPRVIAGQGTVGLEIAEQVSQAITLVVPLSGGGLISGVATAVKHLIPGVRVVGVSQERGPAMHLSLQARRVVDVVEEDTLADALAGGLGRENHLTFGMCRDLVDSTVLVSEEDISGAMRHLWREHGLRVEGGGAVGAAALLSGKVPPSPVTAVVLSGGNVGEETWRAVLDA; via the coding sequence GTGATCGTCGGGCGCCCGACGTTCGAGGAAGTCGCCGGCGCCGCCCAACGAATCTCCAGCATCGCCGTGGTGACTCCGGTCCTGGGCGGATCGGGCTTTCCGGGCGGCGGTGAGGTCTGGCTGAAGGCCGAGTGCCTGCAGGAGACGGGCTCGTTCAAGGTCCGGGGCGCCGCCAACACGCTGCTCTCCCTGACCGAAGAGGAGCGTTCCGCCGGGGTGGTGGCGGTGTCCAGCGGTAACCACGGGCGGGCCGTGGCCTTCGTCGCCGCCCGGCTCGGCGTCCGGGCCACGATCTGTCTCTCGGAGCGGGTGCCCTCATCGAAGGTCGAGGCAATCCGAGCACTCGGCGCAGAGGTTGTGGTCGGCGGCCCCGGCCAGGACGAGGCGGAGGCGGCCGCCCTCGACCTGGCGGCCACCGGCGTGACCTACGTGCATCCCTTCGACGATCCTCGCGTGATCGCCGGCCAGGGCACCGTCGGTCTGGAGATCGCCGAGCAGGTGTCGCAGGCAATCACCCTCGTGGTGCCGCTCTCAGGAGGCGGGCTCATCTCAGGTGTGGCCACGGCGGTGAAACACCTGATCCCTGGAGTGAGGGTGGTGGGCGTGAGCCAGGAGAGGGGCCCGGCCATGCACCTCTCGCTCCAGGCGCGAAGGGTCGTGGATGTCGTCGAGGAGGACACCCTTGCCGATGCCCTCGCCGGCGGCCTGGGCCGAGAGAACCACCTCACCTTTGGCATGTGCCGGGACCTGGTCGACTCGACCGTTCTGGTGTCGGAGGAGGATATCTCCGGGGCGATGCGTCACCTCTGGCGGGAACACGGGCTCCGAGTCGAAGGCGGGGGAGCGGTGGGTGCTGCGGCGCTGCTCAGCGGAAAGGTGCCGCCGAGCCCGGTGACGGCCGTGGTGCTCAGCGGAGGGAATGTGGGCGAGGAGACCTGGAGGGCGGTCCTGGACGCCTGA
- a CDS encoding MgtC/SapB family protein, protein MTSGEIIAHFLLAAALGGLIGMERQVGRADRSHDFAGLRTFALYSVWGAGAAYLGDRFTSVAFAAAAAAFGGLIVVEYWLAGRRGETGTTTEAAAFAAFVAGVLVWSGEEVAATALAVGVAAVLQSKAWVHGLVGRFSDEDMRAVLRFGVLTAVILPLVPDRRMGPFAAINPREIWLMVVLVAGIGLAGYVTLRLLGPRGLAPTGLIGGLVSSTAVTLGFSRMSRRVPTATSALAAGVVAASGLMYVRVLIETFVVEPEVGRLLVMPLVVLFCAVEGIALVMWWRSGHAEADQPLDVRNPVTLTAALQFGVLYGAVVLVAAALVDRVSEASLSAVAAISGINDVDAITLATANLVREGKVSAVSAAQAVLAAATVNTLVKAALSAFLGGRRFRLQVLAVLGPAAAATALAWMLV, encoded by the coding sequence ATGACTTCCGGCGAGATCATCGCCCACTTCCTGCTCGCCGCAGCCCTCGGCGGGCTGATCGGGATGGAGCGCCAGGTGGGTCGCGCCGACCGCAGCCACGACTTCGCCGGGTTGCGCACCTTCGCCCTGTACTCGGTGTGGGGGGCCGGCGCCGCCTACCTCGGAGATCGATTCACCTCGGTCGCCTTTGCCGCTGCCGCCGCCGCCTTCGGTGGTCTGATCGTGGTCGAGTACTGGCTTGCCGGCAGGCGGGGCGAGACGGGGACCACCACCGAGGCTGCCGCCTTCGCCGCTTTCGTAGCAGGAGTGCTCGTCTGGTCAGGTGAGGAGGTGGCGGCGACGGCGCTGGCGGTCGGGGTTGCCGCCGTCCTCCAGTCGAAGGCGTGGGTGCACGGCCTCGTGGGTCGGTTCTCCGACGAGGACATGCGGGCGGTGCTGCGCTTCGGGGTCCTCACGGCCGTGATCCTGCCTCTTGTACCCGACCGTCGCATGGGCCCATTCGCCGCAATCAACCCCCGAGAGATCTGGCTGATGGTGGTGCTGGTCGCCGGAATCGGGCTCGCCGGGTACGTGACGCTTCGCCTGCTCGGCCCGCGCGGGCTGGCACCGACCGGGCTGATCGGGGGCCTGGTCTCCTCGACCGCCGTGACCCTCGGGTTCTCCCGCATGTCGCGCAGGGTGCCGACAGCGACTTCGGCTCTTGCCGCCGGAGTTGTGGCGGCCTCCGGGCTGATGTACGTGCGGGTGCTCATCGAGACCTTCGTCGTCGAGCCGGAGGTCGGCCGCCTGCTCGTCATGCCCCTGGTCGTGCTGTTCTGTGCCGTCGAAGGGATCGCCCTGGTCATGTGGTGGCGTTCGGGTCACGCCGAGGCGGACCAGCCGCTCGACGTGCGCAATCCCGTGACCCTCACCGCAGCGCTGCAATTCGGAGTCCTGTACGGGGCGGTGGTGCTCGTCGCCGCCGCTCTGGTCGATCGGGTGTCGGAGGCATCACTCTCGGCGGTGGCCGCCATTTCGGGTATCAACGACGTCGACGCCATCACCCTGGCCACCGCCAACCTGGTGCGCGAAGGCAAGGTGTCGGCGGTATCGGCGGCGCAGGCGGTGCTGGCCGCTGCCACGGTGAACACGCTGGTCAAGGCGGCACTCTCCGCCTTCCTGGGTGGTCGCAGGTTCCGGCTGCAAGTTCTTGCCGTCCTGGGCCCGGCGGCGGCCGCCACGGCTCTGGCGTGGATGCTGGTTTGA
- a CDS encoding IS481 family transposase, which yields MTERQQQRLVNHRLAVIRHAEEVTGNVAQTCRYFGISRQTFYVWLRRYEEKGLEGLRDRSRRPHHSPNATSAEVVGKIIYLRQNYHFGPGKIAMYLRRYHEITISPSGIWRILCRLELNRLPSSQRHKTYQKRWKRYEKPQPGHRVQVDVKFITPVGAAGKRFYQFTAIDDCTRLRVLRAYPRCNQKTAIQFLDYLLAKLPFRVEVIQTDNGAEFGSQFHYHVLDRGIRHVYIKPATPRLNGKAERSHRIDEEEFYRMLDGVVIDDTDLFNDKLQEWEDFYNFNRPHGCLDGQTPYERLRQKTTESQPV from the coding sequence ATGACCGAGAGACAACAGCAGCGGCTGGTGAACCATCGGCTGGCGGTGATCCGCCACGCCGAGGAAGTGACCGGCAACGTCGCCCAGACCTGCCGCTACTTCGGGATCAGCCGCCAGACCTTCTACGTCTGGCTGCGCCGCTACGAAGAGAAAGGGCTCGAAGGTCTGCGGGATCGGTCCCGACGTCCCCACCACAGCCCCAACGCCACCTCAGCCGAGGTGGTGGGAAAGATCATCTACCTGCGCCAGAACTACCACTTCGGGCCGGGGAAGATCGCCATGTATCTCCGCCGCTACCACGAGATCACCATCAGCCCCTCGGGGATATGGCGGATCCTGTGCCGGCTCGAGCTGAACCGACTCCCCAGCTCGCAACGCCACAAGACCTACCAGAAGCGATGGAAACGCTACGAGAAACCCCAACCAGGCCACCGCGTCCAGGTCGACGTCAAGTTCATCACCCCCGTCGGGGCAGCCGGGAAACGGTTCTACCAGTTCACCGCCATCGACGACTGCACCCGGCTCCGGGTCCTGCGGGCATATCCCCGCTGCAACCAGAAGACCGCCATCCAGTTCCTCGACTACCTCCTGGCCAAGCTGCCGTTCCGAGTCGAGGTCATCCAAACCGACAACGGAGCCGAATTCGGATCCCAGTTCCACTACCACGTCCTCGACCGCGGCATCAGACACGTATACATCAAACCGGCCACCCCCCGACTCAACGGCAAAGCGGAACGATCTCACCGCATCGACGAAGAAGAGTTCTACCGGATGCTCGACGGCGTCGTCATCGACGACACCGACCTGTTCAACGACAAGCTGCAAGAGTGGGAGGACTTCTACAACTTCAACCGACCACACGGCTGCCTCGACGGCCAGACCCCCTACGAACGGCTAAGGCAGAAGACCACCGAGAGCCAACCGGTGTAA
- a CDS encoding ATP-binding cassette domain-containing protein, translated as MLAGPNGAGKSSLIRTLASLYPPSSGSVFIAGNSLSDRRQLRRARSWIGYLPQDASFPGHFTAIDAVEYAAWLAKVARGHRRKAARAALGAFGATHLADRRIGQMSVGERQTVYLAQATVHEPRLLLLDEPSSSVDSSHRARLRHLLRAWSRSRLVVLATHLVEEVELLGDRVVVLDRGLVLFDGSARGLEELAPPNQAIGDERPIETALRFLTESHSCTPRPDLQAE; from the coding sequence GTGCTGGCTGGCCCGAATGGGGCCGGGAAATCATCTCTGATTCGTACGCTCGCCAGTTTGTATCCCCCGTCCTCGGGGTCTGTCTTCATTGCAGGCAACTCCCTGTCGGATCGAAGGCAACTGCGGCGCGCTCGTTCCTGGATTGGGTACCTCCCCCAAGACGCCTCGTTTCCGGGCCACTTCACGGCCATCGACGCCGTCGAGTATGCCGCTTGGCTCGCGAAGGTCGCGCGCGGACACAGGCGGAAGGCTGCAAGAGCGGCGCTTGGCGCGTTCGGTGCAACTCACCTGGCAGATAGGAGGATCGGCCAAATGTCGGTCGGCGAAAGGCAGACGGTCTATCTCGCACAAGCCACCGTGCATGAACCCCGGTTGCTGCTCCTTGACGAGCCATCATCTTCAGTCGATTCTTCTCATCGTGCCCGACTGAGGCACCTGCTCCGTGCCTGGTCGCGTAGTCGGTTGGTGGTGCTAGCAACGCACCTGGTTGAGGAGGTCGAGCTCCTGGGTGATCGTGTCGTCGTCCTCGACCGGGGGCTCGTCCTATTCGACGGCAGCGCGAGAGGGTTGGAGGAGCTGGCACCCCCGAACCAAGCGATCGGCGACGAACGGCCGATCGAGACCGCGTTGCGGTTCCTCACGGAGAGCCACTCGTGCACCCCACGGCCAGACTTGCAGGCCGAGTGA
- a CDS encoding IS3 family transposase (programmed frameshift) gives MPKPYPREFRDDVVRVARSRDEGVTLDQIAAEFGIHPMTLTKWLRQARIDAGEQPGRSTTESGDLRAARRRIRLLEQENEVLRRAAAYLGRANLPKVMYPVIRELAADGIPVVVACRVLDVARQPYYRWLHRPIGPVEARRGVLTEAIREAHTDDPEFGYRFLADEVRAGGYDVCDRTVWRICAANGWWASFSVANRRRKTTIGRLPAHDDLVRREFTAEAPNEVWVADITEHPTGEGNLYLCAVKDLWSNRIVGYALDERMKARLAVAAIEIAVARRGGVAGCIVHTDRGSQFRARALKRCLDRHGLVGSMGQVGSAADNAAAESFFSLLQNNVLNRRHWRTRDELRIAIITWIERTYHRRRRQQALGRLTPIEYEMIMTPAAKAA, from the exons ATGCCAAAGCCGTATCCCCGAGAGTTCCGTGACGATGTCGTGCGGGTGGCCCGCAGCCGAGACGAGGGGGTGACACTGGATCAGATCGCGGCGGAGTTCGGGATTCATCCGATGACGTTGACCAAGTGGCTGCGTCAGGCCCGGATCGATGCCGGTGAGCAGCCGGGACGCTCCACGACCGAGTCGGGGGATCTGCGGGCTGCTCGGCGTCGGATCCGCCTGTTGGAGCAGGAGAACGAGGTGCTGCGCCGGGCTGCGGCGTATCTCGGCCGGGCCAACCTCCCAAAA GTGATGTATCCGGTGATTCGCGAGCTCGCTGCCGACGGGATCCCCGTTGTGGTGGCGTGCCGGGTACTCGATGTCGCTCGCCAACCCTACTACCGGTGGCTGCATCGCCCGATCGGCCCGGTCGAGGCCCGCCGTGGGGTGTTGACCGAGGCGATCCGGGAGGCACACACCGATGATCCCGAGTTCGGGTACCGGTTCTTGGCCGACGAGGTCCGTGCCGGCGGCTATGACGTGTGTGACCGCACCGTGTGGCGGATCTGCGCCGCGAATGGCTGGTGGGCCAGTTTCTCCGTTGCCAACCGGCGCCGCAAGACCACCATCGGGCGTCTCCCCGCCCACGATGACCTGGTTCGCCGGGAGTTCACCGCCGAGGCCCCCAACGAGGTGTGGGTCGCCGACATCACCGAACACCCCACCGGCGAAGGCAATCTCTATCTGTGTGCCGTCAAAGACCTGTGGTCGAACCGGATCGTCGGCTACGCCCTCGACGAACGCATGAAAGCCCGCCTCGCCGTCGCCGCCATCGAGATCGCCGTCGCCCGCCGCGGTGGCGTGGCCGGATGCATCGTCCACACCGACCGCGGGTCGCAGTTCCGTGCCCGGGCACTGAAACGCTGCCTGGACCGTCACGGCCTGGTCGGGTCGATGGGCCAGGTCGGCTCAGCCGCCGACAACGCCGCCGCCGAATCGTTCTTCTCGCTCCTACAGAACAACGTTCTGAACCGGCGACACTGGCGCACCCGAGACGAGCTCCGAATCGCCATCATCACCTGGATCGAACGCACCTACCACCGCCGACGCCGCCAACAAGCCCTCGGCCGATTGACCCCCATCGAATACGAGATGATCATGACCCCAGCCGCCAAGGCGGCCTAA
- a CDS encoding type II toxin-antitoxin system PemK/MazF family toxin, with protein sequence MRRSEIWTASAGSGYAGKPRPVVIVQDDRFDATHSVTVCAFTTDPTEAPLIRLPVAPDDQNGLRMPCSLMVDKITTVPRTKLREPVGRLADQDMVRLGRAIVVFFGLAGA encoded by the coding sequence GTGAGACGCTCCGAGATCTGGACCGCCTCAGCAGGTAGCGGATACGCGGGCAAGCCGCGCCCGGTGGTCATCGTTCAAGACGACCGCTTTGATGCGACACACTCGGTGACCGTATGCGCCTTCACCACCGATCCGACCGAGGCGCCACTGATTCGGCTCCCCGTGGCCCCCGACGATCAGAACGGCCTCCGGATGCCCTGCAGCCTCATGGTGGACAAGATCACCACCGTGCCTCGCACCAAGCTGAGAGAACCGGTCGGGCGTCTCGCCGATCAGGACATGGTCAGGCTGGGTCGTGCCATCGTGGTCTTCTTCGGGCTGGCCGGCGCCTAA
- a CDS encoding response regulator transcription factor: MSETDDPVRILVVDDEESLRDLVGSALRFAGYQVAAVAGGLEALQSLRADPPDLVVLDVNLPDMDGFEVCRRMRRDSIATPVVFLTARDEMEDLRTGFRHGGDDYLTKPFSLEELGLRIEAVLRRSRGPAEDRHRLQRGSLILDEDAHQVWHDDQEVVLSPTEFRLLRYLLMNQGRVLSRGQILDHVWEYDFDGNHNVVETYVSYLRRKLGDGSGRIISTVRGVGYVIRPPTTPRP; encoded by the coding sequence ATGTCTGAAACCGACGATCCGGTGAGGATCCTCGTCGTCGACGATGAGGAGTCGCTGCGCGACCTAGTGGGCAGCGCCCTGCGGTTCGCCGGCTACCAGGTCGCCGCCGTCGCCGGCGGCCTCGAGGCCCTGCAATCGCTTCGGGCGGACCCGCCCGATCTCGTGGTCCTCGACGTCAACCTCCCCGACATGGATGGTTTCGAGGTGTGCCGGAGGATGCGTCGCGACTCGATCGCCACACCGGTCGTATTCCTCACGGCCCGCGACGAGATGGAAGATCTGCGAACCGGGTTCAGGCACGGGGGGGACGACTACCTCACCAAACCATTCAGTCTCGAAGAGCTGGGGCTCCGTATCGAAGCGGTGCTCCGGCGGTCCCGTGGCCCTGCCGAGGACCGGCATCGCCTGCAACGCGGGAGCCTGATCCTCGACGAAGACGCCCACCAGGTGTGGCATGACGACCAGGAGGTGGTGCTCTCGCCGACAGAGTTCCGGCTGCTGCGCTATCTGCTCATGAACCAGGGCAGGGTCCTGTCCAGGGGCCAGATCCTCGACCACGTCTGGGAGTACGACTTCGATGGCAACCACAACGTCGTGGAGACCTATGTCAGCTACCTGAGGCGCAAGCTCGGAGACGGTAGCGGGCGGATCATCTCCACGGTTCGTGGTGTCGGTTACGTGATCCGGCCCCCGACCACCCCCCGACCGTGA